The following coding sequences are from one Arachis hypogaea cultivar Tifrunner chromosome 7, arahy.Tifrunner.gnm2.J5K5, whole genome shotgun sequence window:
- the LOC112766057 gene encoding SNF1-related protein kinase regulatory subunit beta-2 isoform X1: MGSHGKGKDGEGTSGLKDDDKYEPQLRFHTPTAAAPQRQMQDGYVERVVHQRLKRVNITWNHPVSRDVAVIGSWDNWETRDTLHLQSPPHPHAYAIVKALPTGIYHYRFIVDGYLTHAPEFPWAFDHSGFPYNILDLQDYIPETAARLGDAQDPPSPPWTYDNMLLNDDEFGRPPPELPPQLPLTTRDDPSSSSTVLPRPSHLELNHLYIHKTDGGDFAALRSTEKFGQKYVSMVLYKSLPRER, encoded by the exons ATGGGAAGTCACGGCAAAGGAAAAGACGGCGAAGGCACTTCTGGACTTAAAGATGATGACAAGTATGAACCACAATTGAGATTCCATACCCCCACAGCAGCAGCACCACAG CGGCAAATGCAAGATGGATATGTAGAAAGAGTGGTACATCAGAGATTGAAACGTGTGAATATTACTTGGAACCATCCAGTAAGCAGGGATGTTGCTGTTATAGGATCATGGGACAACTGGGAAACCAGAGACACCCTGCACTTGCAGTCTCCCCCTCATCCTCATGCTTATGCCATTGTTAAAGCACTCCCAACAGGTATCTATCATTACCGTTTCATTGTAGATGGTTATCTCACCCATGCTCCAGAATTCCCCTGGGCTTTTGATCATTCTGGTTTCCCCTACAACATCTTGGATTTGCAG GATTATATTCCAGAAACGGCTGCAAGGTTAGGTGATGCCCAAGATCCTCCATCCCCACCATGGACTTATGATAACATGCTCTTAAACGACGACGAATTTGGCAGACCTCCGCCGGAGTTACCACCACAACTACCACTGACAACAAGAGATGACCCTTCTTCTTCATCCACGGTTCTCCCTAGACCCTCCCATCTAGAACTCAATCATCTATACATCCACAAAACCGATGGGGGTGACTTCGCCGCCCTGCGTTCGACGGAGAAGTTTGGACAGAAATATGTGAGCATGGTGTTGTACAAGTCCCTGCCAAGGGAAAGATGA
- the LOC112764667 gene encoding E3 ubiquitin-protein ligase ORTHRUS 2, producing MAHSKALPCDSDGACMLCKQKPPPHECLTCRTCHTPWHQPCLPAGTGPPTMAEVSTWECPDCADPAPVQASAPAVAGNSDSLVAAIRAIQGDTSLTDEEKAKKRQELVSRSSKPLAAAENGKAEKDIFDGSLNCSICMQLPERPVTTPCGHNFCLKCFQKWIGQAKRTCANCRSQIPPKMAENPRINDQLAIAIRLARQMKATGMVGAVAQPKVYVSRKNDELPDTCFTTERAKKTGKANACSGKIFVTIPSDFLGPITAEYDPRNNRGVLVGDTWEDRMDCRQWGAHFPHVAGIAGQKGFGAQSVALSGGYVDDEDHGEWFLYTGSGGKDLSGNKRTNKTHSFDQKFDNMNEALRVSCQQGYPVRVVRSHKEKRSAYAPQFGVRYDGVYRIEKCWRKKGIQGCLVCRYLFVRCDNEPAPWTSDEHGDRPHPLPVVKELKGAIDVTERKKAAAWDYDEEKECWMWKRPPPPSKKMDAIRYEHGISEKIKIVRKVKTKPVRDRLMKEFACLLCRKVLSVPVTTPCGHNFCKSCLEGAFSGKSFIRKRGSEGGRTLRAQKNVMKCPSCSIDIAEFLQNPEVNRHMMSAIETLLREAEIEESSEVSNDKNDENIETVNDDDGTEVSKHCDSGENVLEEIKDNDLNQPHKRRKGAGDSAIVNTEEQIDVAGLEDNVMTCST from the exons ATGGCCCACTCCAAGGCACTTCCGTGCGACTCCGACGGTGCCTGCATGCTCTGCAAGCAGAAACCACCACCACACGAGTGCCTCACGTGCCGGACCTGCCATACCCCGTGGCACCAGCCTTGTCTCCCCGCCGGCACCGGCCCTCCTACCATGGCCGAGGTCAGCACTTGGGAGTGCCCTGACTGTGCCGATCCTGCCCCTGTTCAAGCATCGGCTCCTGCCGTTGCCGGAAACTCCGACAGCTTAGTGGCGGCGATCCGGGCGATTCAGGGGGACACCTCACTCACTGACGAGGAGAAGGCAAAGAAGAGACAGGAGCTCGTTTCTCGCTCCTCGAAGCCACTCGCAGCAGCGGAGAATGGCAAAGCAGAGAAGGACATCTTCGATGGGAGTCTGAACTGCTCAATCTGCATGCAGTTGCCGGAGAGACCCGTGACG ACGCCGTGTGGTCACAACTTTTGTTTGAAGTGCTTCCAGAAGTGGATTGGGCAGGCAAAGCGGACCTGTGCGAATTGTCGCAGTCAGATCCCACCTAAGATGGCCGAAAACCCTCGGATTAACGACCAGCTGGCCATTGCGATCCGTTTGGCAAGGCAGATGAAGGCCACGGGGATGGTTGGTGCGGTGGCGCAGCCCAAGGTGTATGTTTCTCGAAAAAACGACGAGCTTCCAGACACTTGCTTCACCACTGAGCGGGCGAAGAAGACTGGCAAGGCCAACGCGTGCAGTGGTAAGATTTTTGTGACGATCCCTTCGGATTTTTTGGGTCCAATCACTGCTGAGTATGATCCCAGGAACAATCGTGGGGTTCTTGTTGGTGATACTTGGGAGGACAGAATGGATTGCAGGCAGTGGGGCGCCCATTTCCCTCATGTTGCGGGCATTGCTGGTCAAAAGGGTTTTGGTGCTCAGTCTGTAGCACTTTCAGGTGGCTATGTTGATGACGAGGATCATGGAGAGTGGTTCCTCTACACTGGAAG TGGTGGAAAGGACCTTAGTGGCAACAAACGCACCAACAAAACACATTCATTTGACCAGAAGTTTGACAACATGAATGAGGCCCTCAGAGTGAGTTGCCAACAAGGTTATCCTGTTAGGGTTGTGAG GTCCCACAAGGAAAAACGATCTGCTTATGCACCCCAATTCGGAGTGAGGTATGATGGAGTTTATCGAATCGAGAAATGCTGGCGTAAGAAGGGAATACAA GGTTGCTTGGTTTGCAGATATTTGTTCGTTAGATGTGACAATGAACCAGCTCCATGGACAAG TGATGAACATGGAGACCGTCCACACCCACTTCCAGTGGTTAAAGAGTTGAAGGGGGCAATTGATGTAACTGAAAGGAAGAAAGCTGCAGCATGGGATTATGAT GAGGAAAAGGAATGCTGGATGTGGAAGAGACCCCCACCACCAAGCAAGAAAATGGATGCTATAAGGTATGAACATGGGATAtcagaaaagataaaaattgtaCGAAAAGTCAAGACCAAGCCAGTGAGAGATAGGCTTATGAAAG AGTTTGCATGCCTCTTGTGTCGCAAGGTGTTGAGCGTCCCTGTGACAACTCCTTGTGGCCACAACTTCTGCAAATCCTGTTTGGAGGGTGCCTTTTCTGGCAAAAGCTTTATCAGAAAGAGGGGAAGCGAAGGTGGGCGCACCTTGCGAGCACAgaagaatgttatgaaatgcCCTTCATGTTCAATTGACATAGCTGAATTTCTTCAGAACCCAGAG GTTAACAGACACATGATGAGTGCGATAGAAACCCTACTCCGCGAGGCTGAGATAGAAGAGAGTTCTGAAGTGTCCAATGACAAAAATGATGAAAATATAGAGACTGTGAATGATGATGATGGGACAGAAGTTTCAAAGCATTGTGATTCAGGTGAGAATGTCCTAGAGGAGATCAAGGACAATGATTTGAATCAGCCACACAAGCGCAGAAAGGGTGCTGGTGATTCAGCTATTGTGAACACTGAGGAGCAAATCGATGTGGCAGGACTAGAGGACAATGTAATGACTTGCAGCACTTAA
- the LOC112766057 gene encoding SNF1-related protein kinase regulatory subunit beta-2 isoform X2, which yields MAQRQMQDGYVERVVHQRLKRVNITWNHPVSRDVAVIGSWDNWETRDTLHLQSPPHPHAYAIVKALPTGIYHYRFIVDGYLTHAPEFPWAFDHSGFPYNILDLQDYIPETAARLGDAQDPPSPPWTYDNMLLNDDEFGRPPPELPPQLPLTTRDDPSSSSTVLPRPSHLELNHLYIHKTDGGDFAALRSTEKFGQKYVSMVLYKSLPRER from the exons ATGGCCCAGCGGCAAATGCAAGATGGATATGTAGAAAGAGTGGTACATCAGAGATTGAAACGTGTGAATATTACTTGGAACCATCCAGTAAGCAGGGATGTTGCTGTTATAGGATCATGGGACAACTGGGAAACCAGAGACACCCTGCACTTGCAGTCTCCCCCTCATCCTCATGCTTATGCCATTGTTAAAGCACTCCCAACAGGTATCTATCATTACCGTTTCATTGTAGATGGTTATCTCACCCATGCTCCAGAATTCCCCTGGGCTTTTGATCATTCTGGTTTCCCCTACAACATCTTGGATTTGCAG GATTATATTCCAGAAACGGCTGCAAGGTTAGGTGATGCCCAAGATCCTCCATCCCCACCATGGACTTATGATAACATGCTCTTAAACGACGACGAATTTGGCAGACCTCCGCCGGAGTTACCACCACAACTACCACTGACAACAAGAGATGACCCTTCTTCTTCATCCACGGTTCTCCCTAGACCCTCCCATCTAGAACTCAATCATCTATACATCCACAAAACCGATGGGGGTGACTTCGCCGCCCTGCGTTCGACGGAGAAGTTTGGACAGAAATATGTGAGCATGGTGTTGTACAAGTCCCTGCCAAGGGAAAGATGA